One region of Canis aureus isolate CA01 chromosome 31, VMU_Caureus_v.1.0, whole genome shotgun sequence genomic DNA includes:
- the CLDN16 gene encoding claudin-16 isoform X1 has protein sequence MRGLLQYTACFFAFFSTGFLVVATWTDCWMVNADDSLEVSTKCRGLWWECVTNAFDGIRTCDEYDSILAEHPLKLVVTRALMITADILAGFGFITLLLGLDCVKFLPDEPYIKVRICFVAGTMLLIAGAPGIIGSVWYAVDVYVERSSLVLHNIFLGIQYKFGWSCWLGMAGSLGCFLAGAVLTCCLYLFKDVGLERNYPYSMRKAYSTAAASMAKSYAAPRTETAKMYAVDTRV, from the exons ATGAGAGGTCTTCTCCAGTACACCGCCtgcttctttgcctttttctctacTGGGTTCTTGGTCGTGGCCACCTGGACAGACTGTTGGATGGTGAATGCTGACGATTCCCTGGAG GTGAGCACAAAATGCCGAGGCCTCTGGTGGGAGTGTGTCACGAATGCTTTTGATGGGATTCGCACCTGTGATGAGTACGATTCTATACTTGCCGAACACCCCC TGAAGCTGGTGGTAACTCGGGCATTGATGATTACTGCAGATATTCTAGCTGGATTTGGATTCATCACCCTGCTTCTTGGTCTCGACTGTGTGAAATTCCTCCCTGATGAGCCATACATCAAAGTCCGCATCTGCTTTGTTGCTGGAACCATGTTACTAATAGCAG gTGCCCCGGGAATCATTGGTTCAGTGTGGTATGCGGTTGATGTTTATGTGGAACGTTCTTCTTTGGTTTTGCACAATATATTTCTTGGCATCCAATATAAATTTGGTTGGTCTTGTTGGCTTGGAATGGCTGGGTCTCTGGGTTGCTTTTTGGCTGGTGCTGTCCTGACATGCTGCTTATACCTCTTCAAAg ATGTTGGACTTGAGAGGAATTATCCATATTCCATGAGGAAAGCCTATTCAACAGCAGCTGCTTCCATGGCCAAGTCATATGCAGCCCCTCGAACAGAGACCGCCAAAATGTATGCTGTGGACACGAGGGTGTAA
- the CLDN16 gene encoding claudin-16 isoform X2 codes for MRGLLQYTACFFAFFSTGFLVVATWTDCWMVNADDSLEVSTKCRGLWWECVTNAFDGIRTCDEYDSILAEHPHILAGFGFITLLLGLDCVKFLPDEPYIKVRICFVAGTMLLIAGAPGIIGSVWYAVDVYVERSSLVLHNIFLGIQYKFGWSCWLGMAGSLGCFLAGAVLTCCLYLFKDVGLERNYPYSMRKAYSTAAASMAKSYAAPRTETAKMYAVDTRV; via the exons ATGAGAGGTCTTCTCCAGTACACCGCCtgcttctttgcctttttctctacTGGGTTCTTGGTCGTGGCCACCTGGACAGACTGTTGGATGGTGAATGCTGACGATTCCCTGGAG GTGAGCACAAAATGCCGAGGCCTCTGGTGGGAGTGTGTCACGAATGCTTTTGATGGGATTCGCACCTGTGATGAGTACGATTCTATACTTGCCGAACACCCCC ATATTCTAGCTGGATTTGGATTCATCACCCTGCTTCTTGGTCTCGACTGTGTGAAATTCCTCCCTGATGAGCCATACATCAAAGTCCGCATCTGCTTTGTTGCTGGAACCATGTTACTAATAGCAG gTGCCCCGGGAATCATTGGTTCAGTGTGGTATGCGGTTGATGTTTATGTGGAACGTTCTTCTTTGGTTTTGCACAATATATTTCTTGGCATCCAATATAAATTTGGTTGGTCTTGTTGGCTTGGAATGGCTGGGTCTCTGGGTTGCTTTTTGGCTGGTGCTGTCCTGACATGCTGCTTATACCTCTTCAAAg ATGTTGGACTTGAGAGGAATTATCCATATTCCATGAGGAAAGCCTATTCAACAGCAGCTGCTTCCATGGCCAAGTCATATGCAGCCCCTCGAACAGAGACCGCCAAAATGTATGCTGTGGACACGAGGGTGTAA